aaaatacacGAGAAAAGCGCATTTTCCAGAAATTAGTTACAGCTGattgttgaaataattattaaaatcatttacaTTCTTTACATTCTTTATTCTTCAAGCTAACAAATTTACAGATTGATACGATACCAGCGAAATATAGTATTCCGCTGCGAAAAGTTCGTGTCTTTATAAGGTGTATCAAAATtagagtatatatataaaaaaatatgtacacgtTATTTACAATCATTTTGCTATGCTGAAATATCACTGAATGCATCTTAACTGAAATTACCGTTCTGCTTcagtatgaaaaaaaattgttattacttttatcgtgataacaaattttatagattaattGTATTCTATGTGTGCAGTTGAAGAGTCTAACATTTCAACTTCGGAACTATCACCGTTCGAGTAATTAACGACCAGTACGTCTCGTGTTTGTTGCTCCAGCTTGGGCGTGCTAGCTTCTCCTTTGCCGGAATTCTCCCCCCAGCTTCCAGAGAATAGATTTACTCTCAATTTATCGATATTTTGATTGCTTGAGCTGCTGCCCACGTTGCTGGAATTTTCCACAGACAGTCTAACTTCATTATCTTCAGGTAACCTTTCATTTGTCTCAGATTTATATTTTGGTACCTCTGTAGGCGcatctgaaaaattaaaaatgttccataattttattttgaattaattttttagacttttatcataaattttaaattagtacAATACGTGAAAATTAAGGGCTACTTCAATTAAAAGCAACCTCAATTAACGATTAATTCAATCGACAGTTGCCAACATGTAAAGgaaaacagtttattttattataaagacgtaaaattctctttttttcctttatgtaataatatatttgaccGATCATAGtatctaatataatttattttagttttaacatagatggaattatttatttttttattataatgaatacgAGTTGTTAGCAATACTACTGTTAAAATTAAGCGtcgattaaagttaatcaaAGTTGGTTAAAGTAGCCCTAAATCAATCATTATAGAAGAGACAGTTAAATCATTTTGCAAAGACTCAGAAgcattaattagttttttttgataataaatttgaaaataaatttttcacgcaacaatttttccttttaacATTAAGTCTTTctgtaatacaatttaattgtGTATATACCAGGATATGGGGGTGCCTCATCAATCAGCTGCTCCATGACGTAACCCAACATGGTTGCAGTAAATGTATCGTCTCTCCTGAGACCGAGCGCCCTATGGAAAGCATCTACCGCCTCCTGGATATTACCCATTAGCGCATGAATAAATCCGATTGATGAATAGGTCGATGGATTCAGGGGATCTAAGACTAACGCCTGCTGGTGGTATTCTAATGCCTCgtcatattttttcatttttctacaAGTGTGGCCTAGATTATTCAGTAACGCCTCCCACTTACTAGGAAGAATCACATTCCTTAGGTCACCCTGAATGCTTTTCATAGCTTTCTTAAATAATCGTTCTGCATTTTTGTAACTGTAATAACAGGAATAATATTCGtgataatttattgataaattaagcGAGCACAGATTTGTGTGagctttgttttttaaatataaataaacgcaagagaaaaataaatacagagTGATACTTACTCTAAATTATAGAAGCATATAACGCCCATTTCGTGTATTACAAAAGGATCGTTCGGCGCTATTCCTTGAGCTTGTTGAAAAAACTTGTCGGCCAGTTTTAGATTATTCGTCAATCCGCACTCTAATCCAATATATAAAAGCGGAAGATGGCAACCTTTCATTAACTGCGATGCTTTAAAATAAGCAGCCATAGCTTGATCGTGTTCATTTTCAACCGCAAAGGAATGTCCGTATGCCAACCAAGCAGGACCAAATAGTCTGTCCAGTGCAGTAGCTTTCGCTAAGTATCTTCTTGCTTGGTCGCTTTTACCTATGATGCAACAgattaaatactattaaatttcaaatatattttttttaatttacaaacttCTGAATTAGatagatacattattttaatttttactttttacaaaattgctATCTAACTTCtatagtttacaaaatattcaaaatcacatataaatttaatactttcaaCTATTAATAGTCTAATTTcacttaaaagaaatatttattaaacacagTAAAATTACTCACCTATAGTGTAATAATAGCATCCAACAGCAAACCATGCCAACGCCATTTCCGGGTATAAATCAACTAATCTATGCGCCAGATAAAATAAAGCTAAGGAATATAGTTTCACTATTAATGAgttctaacatattatttattatcatttattatggCAGAGCAATAAACTTACCGTTGGTCTTTTTAAGCTCAACTAAACAGGCAATATGCACTGGAAGACAGGCATTGTGATATGGATCTTTTTTCAAGATTCTgaaaattagaaatatcataTTATACTTTGTTATGGATAATACGAAAATAAGATCTTGATAGAAGTTTTACTTACTTTTCTGTAAGTGAGAAACATTGATGATaatcacaattataatataatctttcAGCTTTCGCAACTTCCATATCCAAATTGTCTGCTAATCTTTCAGTGACGCAAATTCCCATTACACTACATGTAGTTAATGACTGTTTCGTGTTTGGTTCttgatatttctttaatttgctATCGTACAATAGTCGTAGGAGTTCCGCTTCACCTTTCGTACACTGTTCAGCGAATGGCAAGGATTCCAACAGTTCTCGCTCTAAATTAACAATTACACATATAAAAGTTAtccaagaaaattatattacatctAATAGAATTAATATACCTTCAGAAGCTGAAAGCAT
The Solenopsis invicta isolate M01_SB chromosome 16, UNIL_Sinv_3.0, whole genome shotgun sequence genome window above contains:
- the LOC105207396 gene encoding cell division cycle protein 16 homolog; translation: MSHRDIDNNSMNNLLDEKIIDLENCRKLVKSYIDLHLYSAALFWADKVVSLSNEDPKDVCTLAQCMYLMKQYHRAAHLIKRYGLEKSDVMCHYLTVRCLLEAKEYNDALQVINESEICTNITQAGITFADRTDIFQDAPKNVQSSILYVKGRVYEAMDNRAVATECYKQALQCDVYSYEAFEALVQNQMLSASEERELLESLPFAEQCTKGEAELLRLLYDSKLKKYQEPNTKQSLTTCSVMGICVTERLADNLDMEVAKAERLYYNCDYHQCFSLTEKILKKDPYHNACLPVHIACLVELKKTNALFYLAHRLVDLYPEMALAWFAVGCYYYTIGKSDQARRYLAKATALDRLFGPAWLAYGHSFAVENEHDQAMAAYFKASQLMKGCHLPLLYIGLECGLTNNLKLADKFFQQAQGIAPNDPFVIHEMGVICFYNLDYKNAERLFKKAMKSIQGDLRNVILPSKWEALLNNLGHTCRKMKKYDEALEYHQQALVLDPLNPSTYSSIGFIHALMGNIQEAVDAFHRALGLRRDDTFTATMLGYVMEQLIDEAPPYPDAPTEVPKYKSETNERLPEDNEVRLSVENSSNVGSSSSNQNIDKLRVNLFSGSWGENSGKGEASTPKLEQQTRDVLVVNYSNGDSSEVEMLDSSTAHIEYN